DNA from Drosophila suzukii chromosome 2R, CBGP_Dsuzu_IsoJpt1.0, whole genome shotgun sequence:
TCTGGTGCCGATCGGATACTGCATATATaattaattcaattttataacGACGGGCCTTCCATGTGTTCGATCTGGTATAAACTTGGTATAAACAATAACAAAGCCACTTTGTAATTCGGCGTGGTGGGagcggcaacaacaaaaccaGTTGACACAGTCTCTTCAGTGCGCTCTCTTAATTTTTCCCTGCAAAGGTGAGGTGGGGCACTTCAGTTTCCGGAAGCCATTGAGACTAATCATATTTAccatattattataaatttatttatttataaaagaaGACTTAAGATTGAAATGTAATTAAGCTAATGGCTTTTGAGCAGTTTGAagtatttacatttatttccgattataaaaatgtttactgCGATATATTCGTAGTTTTTTGCTCAATTTTAAGCATTTATTTGGAACTAGAAAATACTCTAACATTCCAACCGGTAAATTTAATGAAAGACATTTTTCTTaccgatttttattttggtctAGACATGTTATAATAATCTGAAGTTAGAGATAAGTATTTCTAAACTGATATCAACACTTCTTCAAGTTTGTTTGCGTTTATTGATTTCctttaaatttgcatacaaaatAAATCGTAATGCTTGTCTTGTCAGTCTCTATTTAAGCTCTAATCTATCTAGTTTGAGCTGTACAAGTAGTTCGCCATATTTAACTGAAATCGTTGTACCTAACTTAatgcttaaaaatatatttttcaaataaatatttattaaacctATAACATCATTTACAATGCTAGGGAGTTCTACCGGATGACGTCAACGATACCTAAAACAGCTTGCAGCTGACTTTCCAAGGTCAATAGTCCCTGGAACAGATACCCTTGTGGGAATAATGGTGGTGCTTGTGCCGGCAGGCGCACAAGTTGGGAGCGAAGCAGTAGGCTTGGGGTCCACAATTGCTGAGGGAAAATTCTGGGGTTAGATTGCGAAATTAGAAATGGACAATCCAACTCACTGATCACAGACTGGCATGCATTGCTGACCGTGGAGCAAGCTCGCCCTTAACTCGTAGCCCTGGGCACAAACGCACTGACCGTCGGAGGAGCAGGTGCCATGGGTGCAACGTCTGCGAAAGACCAAGGATATAAACCTTCAAACTCCACTCACAAGGATTCAACTTACCCGAGACAGGGGTCCAGCAATCGGGCAGCCCTGTGGCGGCACTTTTGGGACAGGGGATCGAAGTAGTGGGTTCTGTCCTTGCGGCACACACAAAGATCTGGAGCAGCACAGTAGCCACCCGCCTCCGTGCATCCGGGCAGGCACTCTGCGGCACAAACAACTCCGTCCGGGTTTCCCGACAGATAATGATCGGCGCACGGACAGGGTCCGTCCTCGAAACAGACGCGATCCCGACAAACGATGTTGCAGCGCCTTACGCACTGGTGGGTGTTGACCACCAGCATTTCGTAGTCGGAACAGAGCGGAGAAGGCTCGTTGATCTCCCAATAGCCGTAATCGTAGTAATAGTGGCCCTTTGCCACCGCCCACAGCAGCAGCTGGAGGAAGACCATCCGGAGTGGCATCTTGGTCGCCGAAAAGTGATCTGCCCAACGGATTCTGTTCCGGCAACGAGAGTGAGAGTGAAAGTGCCTTCCGCAGGCGGAGCAATTTGTGTACGGATCCCATTACTGCCTCGGTCACGATCGCTGTGTACAAACAAAGTGCGGATGACGCAATGGCCCCCAGCGGACGGCCAACTGATAACCGCTCGACCGGAGATCGTCTCGATCGGAATTACACATGATCAGAGCATTTGCATCGTTCGAGTGGGTCCCACGGAGCATTACTCACTCGATCGCGGGGTGGAGGCGAGAGTGGGGTTTTGGTGGGGAGTTGTCTGATCGAATCCAACTCGAACGTGTGTGCAGAGAGCCAGGGAGAGCACTTTGGGGACTGATTCTGGAATGTCTGGATTTCCACGCTCTCAATTTTGCGGCGACGGCGCCCACATCTGCATGCCCACACTGGAAAAGTTTTAACAAAGATACATTTTACATACATTTTCAAACTTCCTTAACGTCTGGTAGATTAAAATATGAAGCTTCACATGTTGGAAATTAAAAAGATTGGACTGCACTTGATAGAACCCAGTATGAATCAAGAGTGCTAAGAATTGAAGTATGTGTATGAGTCATCCTAATCctgttttataaaatattccGATAATAAggaacaataaaaaaaaccgtTCGGGTTTTGAGTGCCATTTTATAAAACTGATATACGTTATTTTGAAAGACATGGATGATTACCCACggtaaaaataaattggaattgtgaatttatattattagaaaataataaattcatGTTAAATTGGTTAATTCAATATAGAATCgccttaaataaaaattaaatatttttattagatACCGCTTACATTATTGGATCTTTCCCAAATAGACAACGAATGTGAATTCAGCCGTACCGTTTCTTTCAGTGCTGCAATTGGGGCCTGGCTCCGTCTGGAGTGCAGCTGGCTTTAATGGGGCCCCATTCATTCAGTCGGTCGGTGTCGACGAGAGTTGACGGAGTAGGGAAACACGGCGACGCCTGCGCAGCGGAAGTCTAGATCCAGACATCCAGAGTGTGGCACAAAGTTGCCAAATAGCCGCTTGGGGGATTAGCGAAAACGCCATCGAGGCAGAGTTCTTTCTTCGCGCGTCTCTCTTTCTTCGCTTCGACATCAGCTACGAATTGAGTTCTTGACCGACCCGCGTACTGGGCGGTCTACCGCTTCGCCCTCTCCCTCGCCCTCGCCCTCCCCCAATCCCCCCAACCACCCTCTGTGCGCGTGTGAGTGGGGTGAATAACATAAAACAGACGGCAGAAGGCAAGCGCATAACAGCGAACGGCGAAAGCATAAAATA
Protein-coding regions in this window:
- the LOC108009111 gene encoding wnt inhibitory factor 1, with the translated sequence MPLRMVFLQLLLWAVAKGHYYYDYGYWEINEPSPLCSDYEMLVVNTHQCVRRCNIVCRDRVCFEDGPCPCADHYLSGNPDGVVCAAECLPGCTEAGGYCAAPDLCVCRKDRTHYFDPLSQKCRHRAARLLDPCLGRCTHGTCSSDGQCVCAQGYELRASLLHGQQCMPVCDHNCGPQAYCFAPNLCACRHKHHHYSHKGICSRDY